One region of Hydrogenobacter hydrogenophilus genomic DNA includes:
- a CDS encoding YdcH family protein has protein sequence MTREEAIKKLLEENKEFKQYYEKHDELNKLVDKLEKHRPMTHELELEIEKLKKERLYYKDMMEKILQDYMKKNA, from the coding sequence ATGACCAGAGAGGAGGCTATAAAAAAACTCCTTGAAGAAAATAAAGAATTTAAACAGTATTACGAGAAACACGACGAACTAAACAAGCTCGTTGATAAGTTAGAAAAACACAGACCAATGACCCATGAGCTAGAGTTAGAAATAGAAAAACTAAAAAAGGAAAGGCTTTACTACAAGGACATGATGGAAAAAATTCTGCAAGATTATATGAAGAAAAATGCTTGA